In a genomic window of Gossypium arboreum isolate Shixiya-1 chromosome 7, ASM2569848v2, whole genome shotgun sequence:
- the LOC108469422 gene encoding uncharacterized protein LOC108469422, with translation MSFIKDIIDSLSSIISTDSTPYESTQNPSSSTCQNMEGIAGNERTAYKLKGYFDLAKGEIDKAVRAEEWGLVDDALIHYKNAQRILIEASSTPTPSYIGSSEQEKVKSYRQKISKWQGQVSERLQVLSRRSGSTSANKNTLTHAQTAAVSPRASNSRRDVLQKSPRNPVVRNQVDKVGSSKFSQESANGYESKLVEMINTAIVDRSPAVKWDDVAGLEKAKQALMEMVILPTRRRDLFTGLRRPARGLLLFGPPGNGKTMLAKAVASESQATFFNVSASSLTSKWVGEGEKLVRTLFMVAISKQPSVIFMDEIDSVMSTRLANENDASRRLKSEFLIQFDGVASNPNDLVIVIGATNKPQELDDAVLRRLVKRIYVPLPDENVRRLLLKHKLKGQEFSLPGRDLERLVRETEGYSGSDLQALCEEAAMMPIRELGSNILTVKANQVRPLRYEDFQKAMSVIRPSLNKSKWEELEQWNQEFGSN, from the exons ATGAGTTTCATCAAAGACATAATCGACTCTCTAAGCTCAATCATCTCAACCGATAGCACGCCATATGAATCAACGCAAAACCCTAGTTCTTCCACGTGTCAGAACATGGAGGGAATAGCTGGAAACGAACGCACCGCGTATAAGCTCAAAGGATACTTCGATTTGGCCAAAGGAGAGATCGACAAAGCAGTTCGAGCGGAAGAATGGGGTTTAGTAGACGACGCCCTGATTCACTATAAAAATGCACAGCGAATTCTGATCGAGGCTAGCTCCACTCCCACACCTTCATATATCGGCTCTAG TGAACAAGAAAAGGTGAAATCGTATAGGCAAAAGATATCGAAATGGCAAGGTCAAGTATCTGAGAGACTACAGGTTTTAAGTCGCCGATCAG GTAGCACATCCGCGAACAAG AACACCTTAACTCATGCACAAACTGCTGCAGTTTCACCAAGAGCATCAAATTCTAGGAGAGATGTGTTACAAAAGTCTCCTCGTAACCCGGTGGTGAGAAATCAGGTTGATAAAGTTGGGAGTTCGAAATTTTCTCAAGAATCTGCTAATGGTTATGAGTCGAAGTTGGTTGAAATGATCAATACAGCAATAGTTGATAGAAGCCCTGCTGTTAAATGGGATGATGTTG CTGGCCTAGAAAAGGCTAAGCAAGCACTAATGGAAATGGTTATTCTGCCAACTAGAAGGCGGGACTTGTTCACTGGACTTAGAAGGCCAGCTAGAG GTCTGCTTCTTTTTGGTCCACCTGGTAATGGGAAGACCATGCTTGCCAAAGCAGTTGCATCTGAATCACAGGCAACATTCTTCAATGTTTCTGCATCCTCTCTAACATCTAAATGG GTAGGAGAGGGTGAAAAGCTTGTTCGGACTCTCTTCATGGTTGCTATATCCAAACAGCCATctgttattttcatggatgaa ATTGATAGTGTCATGTCAACCAGGTTGGCAAATGAAAATGATGCTAGTAGACGGTTGAAATCAGAGTTCTTAATCCAGTTTGATGGAGTGGCATCCAATCCTAATGATTTAGTAATTGTCATTG GTGCCACTAATAAGCCTCAGGAATTGGATGATGCTGTTCTTAGAAGATTG GTTAAGAGGATATATGTACCTCTTCCAGATGAAAATGTTAGAAGACTGCTTCTAAAACACAAACTCAAGGGTCAAGAATTTTCCTTACCTG GTCGGGACCTAGAACGACTTGTGAGGGAGACGGAAG GGTATTCTGGAAGCGATCTGCAAGCGCTATGTGAAGAAGCGGCTATGATGCCAATTAGAGAGCTTGGTTCAAATATACTTACTGTGAAGGCAAATCAG GTGAGACCTCTAAGATATGAAGACTTTCAGAAGGCAATGTCTGTTATCAGGCCCAGTTTAAACAAAAGCAAGTGGGAAGAACTTGAACAATGGAATCAGGAGTTTGGCTCCAACTAA
- the LOC108482835 gene encoding AT-hook motif nuclear-localized protein 22-like — protein sequence MDPVTAHGRPVPPPFLTRELHLNPHHQFLNHRQQYNSEDEPNRGKKRDQQEAAATTTNDTSESKKVAINEGEITRKPRGRPAGSKNKPKPPIIITRDSANALRSHVMEIANGSDVMETVSTFARRRQRGVCILSGNGTVLNVTLRQPGAPGAVVTLHGRFEILSLSGSFLPPPAPSAASCLTIYLAGAQGQVVGGTVVGSLAASGPVVIMVASFGNAAYERLPLEEEEQPVELTPESGSVGSPRSMVGQQQQQLLQDPNGSFVQGLPPNLLNSVQLPAEAYWGTGRPPY from the coding sequence ATGGACCCAGTCACAGCTCATGGCCGCCCTGTTCCTCCTCCTTTCCTCACAAGAGAGCTTCATCTAAATCCGCACCATCAATTCTTGAATCACCGCCAACAATATAACTCAGAAGACGAGCCCAACCGTGGCAAGAAACGAGATCAACAAGAAGCAGCAGCAACCACCACAAACGACACGAGTGAAAGCAAAAAAGTAGCCATAAATGAAGGTGAAATCACAAGAAAACCACGAGGCAGACCTGCGGGTTCCAAGAACAAGCCTAAGCCACCCATCATAATAACCCGTGATAGTGCAAATGCCCTCCGATCCCATGTTATGGAGATTGCCAACGGCTCTGATGTTATGGAGACTGTTTCGACTTTTGCTAGGCGAAGACAAAGAGGTGTTTGCATTTTGAGTGGGAACGGAACGGTATTAAATGTAACCTTAAGGCAACCAGGAGCTCCCGGTGCCGTCGTCACTTTACATGGAAGATTCGAAATTTTATCACTTTCTGGGTCGTTTTTACCTCCTCCAGCACCATCGGCCGCATCATGTTTGACAATATATTTAGCCGGCGCTCAAGGTCAAGTAGTCGGAGGAACCGTGGTGGGTTCACTTGCTGCTTCAGGTCCGGTGGTTATTATGGTGGCTTCTTTCGGTAATGCAGCGTATGAAAGGCTTCCCTTGGAGGAAGAGGAACAGCCAGTGGAGCTGACTCCTGAAAGCGGATCCGTAGGGTCACCAAGAAGCATGGTTGGTCAACAGCAACAGCAACTATTGCAGGATCCCAACGGATCCTTTGTTCAAGGATTGCCACCAAATCTTCTAAATTCAGTCCAATTGCCAGCTGAGGCTTACTGGGGCACAGGTCGTCCCCCTTATTAA